From a region of the Paenibacillus lutimineralis genome:
- a CDS encoding DUF4129 domain-containing protein, whose translation MENTGNAYISKTLKLCLSCLGEMVVLMPIYLAGIIILSPQYLPLAWLVILPFVSFLGVAIRSYVPVLWKKLGAAVLIGAACAAVFLSSGAAGFSPLIGLCAALFALQGMTATDRAGVAKLYWYGVALYFVAGIVYSSVALLRGELGLITWFGVGCLAIALFITNHEYLRYTTLSDHSPLPRGIRRHNTLFIVIILGLVVLLAAGAGRWIGNLLLKFVRYVFAWLTRSSGEPKELEPEEVQEPPAMFFPGEVQKPGLLSQILDILFYVIGGAVIAAMIGFALYWLYKNAGGFWKRSIDRLIALLRRQDLAGENKGYRDEEISIFSWEERKQRLGNWRTVLSRFGRRQERYEDMHSNQERVRFLYRRFLLARRSEGCELKPGLTPLEMAQDIQRHDDNEKKDQRGKPRQAAHKTAIEPLIKLYYRVRYGGQEPDDEEVADIRRMLNL comes from the coding sequence ATGGAAAATACGGGTAACGCTTACATCTCAAAAACGTTGAAATTATGCTTGTCCTGCCTTGGCGAGATGGTGGTGCTGATGCCGATCTATCTTGCCGGAATTATTATTCTAAGTCCGCAGTATCTGCCCTTAGCCTGGCTGGTGATACTGCCGTTTGTTTCTTTTCTCGGCGTAGCTATTCGCAGTTATGTCCCTGTATTATGGAAAAAGCTTGGAGCCGCTGTTCTGATCGGAGCGGCCTGTGCTGCTGTGTTTTTATCAAGTGGGGCGGCAGGCTTCTCTCCCTTAATTGGGCTCTGTGCAGCGCTATTCGCGTTGCAAGGTATGACCGCTACCGATCGAGCCGGTGTGGCCAAGCTGTACTGGTATGGGGTTGCGCTATATTTTGTGGCCGGGATCGTCTATTCCAGCGTCGCTCTACTGCGCGGAGAGCTTGGTCTGATCACTTGGTTCGGGGTAGGCTGCCTGGCGATTGCACTGTTCATTACGAATCATGAATATTTGCGTTATACAACGTTGTCCGACCATTCTCCGCTGCCAAGGGGCATACGCCGACATAATACCCTTTTTATTGTTATTATTCTCGGACTTGTTGTCTTGCTGGCTGCGGGAGCTGGGCGTTGGATCGGTAATCTGTTATTGAAATTCGTAAGATATGTCTTCGCTTGGCTCACGCGCTCATCTGGAGAGCCAAAGGAACTGGAGCCGGAAGAAGTTCAGGAGCCGCCGGCTATGTTCTTCCCAGGGGAAGTCCAGAAGCCAGGCTTGCTATCACAGATTCTGGATATCCTCTTCTATGTGATCGGCGGTGCGGTAATCGCAGCTATGATCGGTTTTGCTCTCTACTGGTTATATAAAAATGCTGGCGGCTTCTGGAAGCGTAGCATCGATCGCTTAATCGCATTGTTGCGCAGACAGGACCTGGCCGGTGAGAATAAGGGTTATCGTGATGAGGAGATCTCGATCTTCTCCTGGGAAGAGAGGAAGCAGAGACTGGGGAATTGGCGGACGGTCTTGTCCCGGTTCGGACGGCGTCAGGAACGTTATGAGGATATGCATAGCAATCAGGAGAGAGTACGTTTTTTGTATCGGCGTTTCCTCTTAGCCAGGCGCAGCGAAGGCTGCGAATTAAAGCCTGGGCTTACTCCGTTAGAAATGGCCCAGGATATACAGCGCCATGATGATAATGAGAAGAAGGATCAGAGAGGGAAGCCTAGGCAGGCGGCCCATAAGACCGCTATAGAGCCGTTAATCAAGCTTTACTACCGGGTCAGGTACGGTGGACAGGAGCCTGATGATGAAGAGGTAGCTGATATAAGACGGATGTTGAATTTATGA
- a CDS encoding stalk domain-containing protein: MTTQKGVLYLLLAASLLYSTPVHAESSSEARTVATSPVIDPSAKPATSPVSVYLDGRQLQLETEPILVHGTVLVPMRGLFEAQGAKLAWEESSKTVTATKGESKLIYRIGEPVAQLNGQAINLAFPGRIEHGYSLVPLRFVSEALGSSVKWEADTKTVRITSAPQIEYETSILWGVNLRTAPDAESQASEDLLPAGQKVHVVREASPFWLEVRTTDNRSGYISAKPKYTDYSNPALREEQANELLAYGMKYLGTPYEFGASSEQTKTFDCSSFVKRIFSDILSIDLPRVSYDQAKEGKEVGLNDLRKGDLLFFDSRGLDIGHVAIYAGDGQLLHTYSVKYGVRLEDFSDSWKKRFVTARRVF, from the coding sequence ATGACAACACAAAAGGGCGTACTCTATCTTCTGCTGGCCGCGTCCCTGCTTTATTCAACTCCCGTTCATGCCGAATCTTCAAGCGAGGCCCGAACGGTTGCGACCAGCCCTGTGATCGATCCATCGGCCAAGCCTGCAACCAGTCCAGTTTCGGTTTACTTAGACGGACGACAACTGCAGCTCGAGACCGAACCAATCTTGGTACATGGAACCGTACTCGTTCCGATGCGTGGACTGTTTGAAGCCCAAGGCGCTAAGTTGGCCTGGGAGGAAAGCAGCAAAACAGTCACGGCCACCAAAGGCGAATCCAAGCTGATTTACCGTATCGGAGAGCCGGTTGCACAGTTGAACGGACAGGCCATAAACCTGGCTTTTCCGGGGCGGATCGAGCATGGATATTCGCTAGTACCCTTGCGCTTTGTCAGCGAAGCGCTCGGCAGCTCGGTGAAATGGGAGGCGGATACCAAAACCGTTAGGATCACTTCCGCCCCCCAGATCGAGTATGAAACCAGTATTCTATGGGGCGTCAACCTCCGCACCGCACCAGATGCGGAGAGCCAGGCCTCCGAGGACTTGCTGCCCGCCGGGCAAAAGGTCCATGTCGTTCGCGAAGCCTCTCCATTTTGGTTGGAGGTGCGCACTACCGATAACCGATCCGGATATATTTCGGCCAAGCCCAAATATACCGACTACTCTAATCCTGCCCTGCGAGAGGAACAAGCGAACGAGCTCCTCGCCTACGGCATGAAGTATTTGGGCACACCCTATGAATTTGGCGCCTCGTCGGAGCAGACGAAAACGTTCGACTGCTCGTCGTTCGTCAAGCGTATTTTTTCAGATATCCTGTCGATCGATCTGCCTCGGGTCTCTTACGACCAAGCCAAAGAAGGCAAAGAAGTCGGCCTGAATGACCTTCGCAAAGGGGATTTGCTGTTCTTCGACTCACGGGGGTTGGACATCGGCCATGTAGCCATCTATGCGGGCGACGGCCAACTGCTCCACACCTACTCCGTCAAATACGGTGTTCGTTTAGAGGATTTCTCTGATTCCTGGAAGAAGCGGTTTGTCACCGCACGGAGAGTGTTTTAG
- a CDS encoding hemolysin family protein, with amino-acid sequence MDSDRLLGLNLVMVAILIALTAFFVAVEFAIVRVRESRVDQMILEGNKKALSVKQIITHLDDYLSACQLGITITALGLGWLGEPTVERILHPLFHSLQIPDAVSKVLSFIIAFVVVTYLHVVVGELAPKTIAIRKAETVAMLTAKPLIWFNKVMRPFIWTLNGSANQLVKLVGIKPASEHEEAHSEEELQIIINESFESGKINQNEYGYVNRIFAFDNLLAKEIMVPRTDMVCLYTEKSRRENLDIIKEQQYTRFPVVRGNKDNIIGFINTKQFFLASEDNPDLDIASILQPAMAVSEVTPVNELLQRMQREGTHMAILIDEYGGTAGLVTIEDILEEIVGEIRDEFDKEEEQPLLMVNENHVIVDGKVTINHINDLFMADISTEDVDTIGGWLFGTNPEMKVGETLEHEELTFKLLEKEPNRFRKLEIIKLVPEQSGV; translated from the coding sequence ATGGACAGTGACAGGCTATTGGGTTTAAATTTGGTTATGGTGGCGATTCTGATCGCATTAACGGCGTTCTTCGTTGCGGTAGAATTCGCGATCGTCCGTGTAAGAGAGAGTAGAGTGGATCAGATGATTCTAGAAGGGAATAAGAAGGCACTCAGTGTCAAACAGATCATTACTCATCTGGACGACTATCTATCTGCTTGTCAGCTGGGGATTACCATCACAGCTCTCGGACTCGGTTGGCTAGGGGAACCAACGGTGGAAAGAATTTTGCACCCTCTATTCCACAGCCTCCAAATACCTGATGCAGTTAGCAAGGTGCTTTCATTCATCATCGCATTTGTCGTCGTCACTTATCTGCATGTCGTCGTCGGGGAACTAGCCCCTAAGACAATCGCGATCCGCAAGGCAGAGACCGTTGCTATGCTAACGGCTAAACCGCTTATTTGGTTCAATAAGGTCATGCGCCCCTTTATCTGGACTTTGAACGGATCAGCGAATCAGCTCGTTAAATTGGTTGGCATTAAACCAGCCTCAGAGCATGAGGAAGCCCACTCTGAGGAAGAATTACAGATTATTATTAACGAGAGCTTTGAGAGTGGCAAGATCAATCAGAACGAATACGGCTATGTAAACCGGATATTTGCTTTTGACAATTTATTAGCCAAGGAAATTATGGTGCCACGTACCGATATGGTGTGTTTATATACGGAGAAATCCCGCCGGGAGAATCTGGACATTATCAAGGAACAGCAATATACTCGCTTCCCGGTCGTACGCGGGAATAAGGATAATATTATCGGATTTATTAATACGAAGCAGTTCTTCCTTGCCTCCGAGGATAACCCTGATCTGGATATCGCTTCGATTCTACAGCCTGCTATGGCCGTATCGGAAGTGACTCCGGTGAATGAACTGCTGCAGAGAATGCAGCGCGAGGGTACCCATATGGCGATTCTGATCGATGAATATGGAGGAACCGCCGGACTCGTAACCATCGAGGACATCCTCGAAGAGATCGTCGGCGAGATTCGCGACGAATTCGATAAAGAAGAGGAACAACCGCTCCTAATGGTCAATGAGAACCATGTTATCGTCGATGGCAAGGTGACGATTAACCATATTAATGATCTATTCATGGCTGATATTAGTACCGAGGATGTCGATACGATCGGTGGATGGCTGTTCGGAACGAATCCCGAGATGAAGGTTGGAGAGACACTTGAGCATGAAGAACTGACCTTCAAGCTGCTTGAGAAAGAGCCGAACCGCTTCCGCAAACTGGAGATTATTAAGCTGGTTCCCGAACAATCGGGAGTCTAA
- a CDS encoding NAD(P)/FAD-dependent oxidoreductase, translated as MSKYDVIVVGAGPAGIFACYELTRKAPHWKVLLVDKGHDIYRRRCPILEEKITLCPPAAGRKEFAGCLPACSITAGFGGAGAYSDGKFNITTEFGGWLSDYLPQSKVLELIKYVDQINLDHGATTTITDPTTDAIRSIEQRGYAAGLKLLRAQVRHLGTEQNLEILKSIYEYLQSRIDMLFKAEVEDIVTVKQDGQHQIQGIVLKNGEVYEADQVMVAPGRDGSVWLSEILKKRRLKMTNNQVDVGVRVETSDIVMREINEHLYEGKFIFNTSVGTRVRTFCSNPSGHVVVENHTGVMAANGHAYKDPALGSANTNFALLVSHKFTDPFDKPNEYAREICKRANDLSNGGVIVQKYGDILRGRRSTAGRIAEGFLEPTLKEAVAGDLGLVLPYNTMKSLIEMVEALDKVTPGIASEHTLFYGVEAKFYSARPKLSEGLETEINGLFCGGDGAGITRGLAQAGAAGVWIARSMMEKIN; from the coding sequence ATGAGTAAATATGATGTGATTGTCGTTGGGGCAGGACCAGCCGGTATTTTTGCCTGCTATGAGCTTACAAGGAAGGCACCACATTGGAAGGTACTGCTGGTAGATAAGGGACATGACATTTATCGCCGCCGTTGTCCGATTCTTGAGGAGAAGATTACGCTTTGTCCGCCAGCAGCTGGACGTAAGGAATTTGCCGGCTGCCTGCCTGCGTGTTCGATTACGGCCGGATTCGGTGGAGCAGGTGCCTATAGTGATGGTAAGTTCAATATTACGACTGAATTTGGCGGATGGTTAAGCGATTATTTACCCCAGTCCAAAGTGCTTGAGCTAATTAAATATGTTGATCAGATCAATCTTGATCATGGGGCGACGACGACGATCACCGATCCGACAACCGATGCCATCCGCAGCATAGAACAGCGTGGGTATGCTGCCGGATTGAAGCTGCTTCGGGCCCAGGTACGCCATTTGGGGACAGAGCAGAACCTGGAAATATTGAAGTCCATTTATGAATATTTACAATCCCGGATCGATATGCTATTCAAAGCAGAAGTTGAAGATATAGTTACTGTCAAACAGGACGGGCAACATCAGATACAGGGTATTGTTCTGAAGAACGGTGAGGTGTACGAGGCAGATCAGGTCATGGTAGCCCCGGGGCGAGATGGCTCGGTGTGGTTGTCGGAAATATTGAAGAAGCGCAGATTGAAGATGACGAATAATCAAGTGGACGTCGGGGTGCGCGTGGAGACCTCAGACATTGTAATGCGGGAAATTAATGAACACCTATATGAAGGGAAGTTTATTTTCAACACCTCGGTGGGGACTCGAGTTCGTACCTTCTGCAGCAACCCATCCGGGCATGTGGTTGTCGAGAATCATACGGGAGTGATGGCAGCAAATGGCCATGCATATAAAGATCCGGCACTAGGCTCGGCGAACACCAATTTTGCCTTGCTGGTCTCTCATAAGTTCACCGATCCGTTCGACAAGCCGAATGAATATGCGCGTGAGATTTGCAAGAGAGCGAATGATCTATCCAACGGTGGAGTGATCGTTCAGAAATATGGCGACATTCTGCGCGGAAGAAGATCGACGGCTGGAAGGATCGCAGAGGGCTTCCTGGAGCCGACATTGAAAGAGGCGGTGGCTGGCGATCTGGGGCTTGTCCTCCCATATAATACGATGAAGAGCCTGATCGAAATGGTTGAGGCACTGGATAAAGTAACGCCGGGAATCGCTTCCGAGCATACGCTGTTCTACGGAGTTGAAGCAAAATTCTATTCCGCGCGTCCGAAGCTCTCAGAGGGGCTGGAGACGGAGATCAACGGCTTGTTCTGCGGCGGGGATGGAGCTGGAATTACCCGTGGCCTGGCGCAGGCAGGGGCTGCAGGGGTCTGGATCGCCCGTAGTATGATGGAGAAGATAAACTAA
- a CDS encoding DUF2628 domain-containing protein: MEASLSLELATFIFGQNWLLYRGMYLYFFLYLLLAPTIIGIAAVILSPDYSFSVGACITMLLIGFSLQAAFACIANRLYLYHAKHKISAIKQRYPDHHEQQEEAIISAGETSLYIPIALALLPLLIAIVVSMFSYVNIYKRIQQDLQFNSMEIHSNRSVELLPKISL; the protein is encoded by the coding sequence ATGGAGGCAAGCCTCTCATTGGAACTGGCCACCTTTATATTTGGACAAAATTGGCTGCTGTACCGAGGCATGTACTTGTACTTCTTCCTCTACCTGCTCCTTGCGCCAACGATCATTGGGATCGCAGCGGTGATCCTCTCTCCCGACTATTCATTCTCCGTCGGAGCATGCATCACGATGTTACTGATTGGCTTTTCCCTTCAGGCAGCCTTCGCCTGCATCGCGAATCGGCTATATCTGTACCACGCGAAGCATAAGATCAGCGCTATTAAGCAGCGATACCCGGATCATCATGAGCAGCAGGAAGAAGCCATTATCTCTGCCGGCGAGACGAGCCTATACATACCAATCGCCCTTGCCTTGCTTCCGTTGCTAATCGCTATCGTAGTTAGCATGTTCAGCTATGTAAATATATATAAACGAATCCAGCAGGACCTGCAATTTAACAGCATGGAAATCCATAGCAATCGATCCGTGGAGCTTCTACCCAAGATCAGCCTGTGA
- the pulA gene encoding type I pullulanase, with protein MSVQKEMDVVTDYGDLAVTDGISVFDSKFDEAFYYDGDDLGVTYTPEQTTFRLWAPTASEASVMIYDSSDGALVERKPMVRDVRGTWVLTVNGDCNHWYYTFGVQVGSQWNEAVDPYAKAVGVNGDRGVVLDLSSTRPQRWTEDRPLLAAPVDAVIYELHVKDLSIHPQSGSGYPGKFLGLAESGTTGPDGIPTGLDYISGLGVTHVQLLPVYDYATESVDETKPELPQYNWGYDPKNYNVPEGSYATDPYSPELRIRELKQTIQALHDRGIRVIMDVVYNHVYDGYLVNFTKLVPGYYLRYKEDGTFSNGSFCGNECASERAMMSKFIVDSVVYWAQEYHMDGFRFDLMGLTDIATMNEIRRRLDKIDPSIMMIGEGWVMDTVLPEAQRANQSNAALLPRIGQFNDGFRDTVKGDIFVYSLKGFVSLGRGFEEKVKRGIVGGIKYEGVIAQYATEPDQTVNYVECHDNHTLWDKLVLSTDGHTDEERRSMHRLASAMVLTSQGIPFIHAGQEFMRTKQGVENSYKSSIEINQMDWQRCAEHQSDVLYMCSLIKLRQSHPAFRLRTAREIRRHLHFEQAPDHAIAYTLRNHAGGDPDRHLYVLYNANPEPTTLELPELGDWEVHFGNEQVISLKKQQIQVHGVGMVVLAVHS; from the coding sequence GTGTCGGTACAGAAGGAAATGGATGTTGTTACGGATTATGGGGATCTTGCTGTAACGGATGGAATTTCTGTGTTTGATTCTAAATTTGACGAAGCGTTTTACTATGATGGCGATGATTTAGGGGTTACCTATACACCGGAGCAGACTACGTTCAGATTGTGGGCACCAACGGCCTCTGAAGCGAGCGTGATGATCTATGATAGCTCGGATGGAGCGCTTGTTGAGCGCAAGCCGATGGTTCGCGACGTTCGTGGGACCTGGGTGCTTACGGTGAACGGGGATTGCAATCATTGGTATTATACGTTCGGTGTGCAGGTTGGCAGTCAGTGGAATGAGGCGGTTGATCCTTATGCCAAAGCTGTTGGCGTCAATGGGGACCGCGGGGTTGTGCTCGATCTGAGCAGTACGCGGCCACAGCGCTGGACGGAAGATAGGCCTCTATTGGCAGCTCCAGTCGATGCGGTGATCTACGAGCTTCATGTTAAGGACTTATCGATTCATCCGCAGAGCGGAAGTGGCTATCCCGGGAAGTTCCTTGGTTTGGCGGAGAGTGGTACGACAGGACCGGATGGAATACCAACAGGGCTCGATTATATTTCTGGACTTGGTGTAACCCATGTGCAGTTGCTGCCGGTATATGATTACGCAACGGAGAGTGTAGATGAGACGAAGCCGGAGCTTCCACAATACAATTGGGGATATGATCCGAAAAATTATAATGTCCCGGAAGGCTCCTATGCCACGGACCCTTATTCCCCGGAGCTCAGAATCAGAGAGTTGAAGCAGACGATTCAGGCACTCCATGACCGCGGAATCCGGGTCATTATGGATGTCGTGTACAATCACGTCTATGACGGATACTTGGTCAATTTCACCAAGCTCGTTCCCGGCTATTATTTGCGCTATAAAGAGGATGGAACCTTCTCTAACGGCAGCTTCTGCGGGAATGAATGCGCTTCGGAGCGGGCGATGATGTCCAAATTCATTGTCGATTCGGTCGTATATTGGGCGCAGGAGTATCATATGGATGGCTTCCGTTTTGACCTGATGGGGCTAACGGATATCGCTACGATGAATGAGATCAGGCGTCGTCTCGATAAGATCGATCCTTCCATTATGATGATCGGTGAAGGCTGGGTGATGGATACGGTATTGCCAGAGGCCCAGCGTGCCAATCAGAGCAATGCTGCGCTTCTTCCGCGGATTGGCCAGTTCAATGATGGTTTCCGGGATACGGTGAAGGGCGATATTTTCGTATATAGCCTGAAGGGCTTTGTTAGTCTAGGACGCGGCTTCGAAGAGAAGGTGAAGCGGGGGATTGTCGGCGGGATCAAGTACGAGGGTGTAATCGCGCAGTATGCTACTGAGCCAGATCAGACAGTCAACTATGTAGAATGCCATGATAATCATACGTTATGGGATAAACTAGTGCTCTCTACGGATGGCCATACGGATGAGGAACGGCGCAGCATGCACCGGCTTGCTTCGGCGATGGTCTTAACGAGCCAAGGCATTCCGTTCATTCACGCTGGACAGGAGTTCATGCGCACGAAGCAGGGGGTAGAGAACAGCTACAAATCCTCGATTGAGATTAATCAGATGGATTGGCAACGCTGCGCCGAGCACCAGAGCGATGTTTTGTATATGTGCAGCCTAATTAAGCTGCGTCAGTCGCACCCGGCCTTCCGCTTGAGAACGGCGCGAGAGATCAGAAGGCATCTCCATTTCGAACAAGCGCCAGACCATGCCATCGCGTATACATTGCGCAATCATGCCGGAGGGGATCCGGATCGTCATCTGTATGTTCTGTACAACGCAAATCCAGAACCGACTACACTTGAACTTCCAGAGCTCGGGGATTGGGAAGTGCATTTCGGCAATGAGCAGGTCATCTCCCTGAAGAAGCAGCAAATTCAAGTACATGGAGTAGGTATGGTTGTACTGGCCGTTCATTCTTAA